The following nucleotide sequence is from Cellvibrio sp. PSBB006.
TAAAAGTACATCGGAAAAACGTACTAATACAGTGTTCATCGAAAAAACTGGAAATGGACCATTCTGGAAACGACAGTCACAGTCAGGATGTTCCAGCTCTTTCATCGAAATAAAGTTTCCATAAATAGCGGGTGCACGCGCCCAGGCATTGGCGTTGTCAATCGTCAGAGCAGGATCGTACTTAAAGGGCTTCCCCTGCATGGCGACTGTGTGGTCGAGACGTGGATCAACTGTGTCATCGGCAACCACGTAATTGACATCGTTATAGCTATCAAATAAAGGCAGGCCTTGTTCACCGGTTTTAAATGCATTGACGAAATTTTCAGTTGGCACATGGAATCCACAACAACCAAAGCCACCCTGCAAGGGTGCGTTCAGGGCCGACGCCCAGGAACCACGCCCGTCAGGTGATCCATCATTCATGGAACGCTGTATCGCAAATACTGATTCTTCACTATTCTCAAACTCATGCATAAAATTGTAGCCAAAGTTATCGAGTAAATCGTACCTATTCTCCTGCTCAATCTCGTCGACCAAGGTTACAACCTCCTCAAGCTTGGCCTGATTGATATTTACGACATTATTAAAGTCGTCCTGCTCGTAGGCTTGATATAACAAAGTTTTTGCCAGATACGCTTTGGCACTCAATTGATTGGCACGGCCTATTTCAGGCTGCTCAACAGGAAGGTTAACCGCTGCAAAACGAAAGTCTTCAGCAATTTTGTCCCACAACTGCTGATCAGTTAAATCCATATTAGAGGTAGCCTTAATCTCATCTGCTGTCATAGTTTCATCAATATACGGAACTCTCTTATGATGGATTTTTAAGTCAAAATAGAAAATCGCACGAATAAACCTCAACTCCGCCTCACGAATGCTCTTATTGGGATAATCCATCTCAGTCACATTGGCAATAGCCTTTAGCGCAGTATTCGCACGCGCTATACCGGTATAGTTGCGTACCCATTTTTTATTGTTTAAATCCACGAAATCTGGAGGATAAGATTCCATATCCGGAATAATCGCGGTATAAACAGACAGCGCGTGATAAGCAAAAATATCACCTGGGCCATTGCCGCCTTTGTGCGCATCCCCTGCACGCAAATCGCCAGTGGGCCATAAAAAGTTAGGTGCGGTATAATGATCATTACCCAAATAGGAGTATGAAGCCGTCACCAAACCATCGAGATTTTCCTTGCTGGTAATTTGCTCCTCACTCAAGGTGCCTTTTTGATTCTTGCTAAGATCATCACTCCCGCAACTAATCAACGCCGGTAACGATATCAGTGTTGTCATAAATAGAGCTAGCATATTTATTTTCATGTTGTGTATCCTTTAAATTCGCGTCTATATTTATCAATTTATTGGGCGATTAGAAATTCATGGAAACGCCGAGCGTTATGCGTCTCGGAATCGGGAATACCCCATTCGGTGCTTCCGGGTCCTGGCTTAAAGTGCCGCTGGGCGTAATGGTAATCAGATTCTCGGCATTCAAGTACACACGTGCGCTTTCGAAACCAAAATTCTCAAAGGTATAACCGATAGAAAGATTTCTTAATTTTAGATAGGAGGCTGACTCCCAGTAAAAACTGGATTCACGCCCCTCGTTGTTATTATCTATAAGAGTCAATGCGGGCACATCGGTTTCACTGTTTTCAGGTGTCCAGGCATCCAATGTTCTGTCACCGTAGTTTGAACCAATGTTTAGCGAGGTAAAGTCGGTAAATAGTCTCCAGTGATTTTTAATTTGACCACCATGAACCCCCTGCCAGAACATATTGAAGTCCCACTTTTTGTAGGTCACATTGAAATTCATGCCATAGATAAAATCGGGATCAGTGGTTGCAAAAAAGTCCTGATCTTGATCATTAATGACACCATCATTATTCAGATCTTTATAGCGTATGCGCCCTAACCCAGCGCCAGCCTGCTGGGCGTGATCATCTATTTCTTCCTGACTCTGAAAGAGTCCATCCGCGACATAGCCGTAAACAGAGTTAATCGATTCACCCAGAATGGTTTTATCCTGACCGTTACCACCAAATGAGTTTACGACTGCCGCAGGTAAATCCACTACCTTATTTTTTGCCGTGGAAATGTTGCCGGATATATCCAGCCCAACGACCCCGAGCCCGGACACGTCGAACTCATCAATGTAACCAAGCATTAATTCCACGCCAGTGTTATCAATAGTGCCGCCATTAACAATCATCTGCGCACCCTCGCCCTCTGCGGCAAGTGGTTGAGTGGTCGTCAGAATATCTTCTGTGCGTTTTTCAAACCAATCGATGCTACCGTAAACCCGGCTACTGAACAGGTCAAAATCCACACCAAAGTTTGTTTGGGTAGATGTTTCCCATTTTAAATCAGGGTTGCCGGTTTGAATTTTGGCAAAACCGGAGGGTAAAACGCCCTGATCAACCCCATGCAGATCATATGCAGTTCCTTCGTCTTGCTCATTGGTAAATAGGGAGGGCGTCGCATAGCGAGACTCATAAATCGTTGCAATAGCCCGCGTATTGATCTCTTGATTTCCATTTTGCCCCCAGCTAGCACGCAGCTTTAATTCATTAATGGCATCGATTGAAAAGAAAGATTCTTCACTGATGCGCCAACCGGCAGATATTGCAGGGAAATTACCCCATTGATTGTTCTCACCAAAACGCGAGGAGCCATCGCGACGGACTGTCACTGATGCCAGATACCGAGCATCGTAATCATAATCAAGCTTGGTAAAGTAGGATTTTAAAGTCCATTCGGTACCTGAGCCGGCTGTGGAAACACCACTTGTACCCTGCGAAAGATAGGCATAATCACGATCCTGCGAAGCAAAACCAG
It contains:
- a CDS encoding RagB/SusD family nutrient uptake outer membrane protein, whose protein sequence is MKINMLALFMTTLISLPALISCGSDDLSKNQKGTLSEEQITSKENLDGLVTASYSYLGNDHYTAPNFLWPTGDLRAGDAHKGGNGPGDIFAYHALSVYTAIIPDMESYPPDFVDLNNKKWVRNYTGIARANTALKAIANVTEMDYPNKSIREAELRFIRAIFYFDLKIHHKRVPYIDETMTADEIKATSNMDLTDQQLWDKIAEDFRFAAVNLPVEQPEIGRANQLSAKAYLAKTLLYQAYEQDDFNNVVNINQAKLEEVVTLVDEIEQENRYDLLDNFGYNFMHEFENSEESVFAIQRSMNDGSPDGRGSWASALNAPLQGGFGCCGFHVPTENFVNAFKTGEQGLPLFDSYNDVNYVVADDTVDPRLDHTVAMQGKPFKYDPALTIDNANAWARAPAIYGNFISMKELEHPDCDCRFQNGPFPVFSMNTVLVRFSDVLLWKAEALIELGREDEALPIINRIRTRAANSTGMLNNASNYNIGVYSGFATQEEARIALRMERRLELGLEGHRFFDLVRWGIAKETIDEYLAVERTRKEYLIEAEFTKGRDEYLPIPQLQINLSGGLYQQLSGY